A window of the Helianthus annuus cultivar XRQ/B chromosome 4, HanXRQr2.0-SUNRISE, whole genome shotgun sequence genome harbors these coding sequences:
- the LOC110890772 gene encoding cell division cycle protein 123 homolog encodes MVPGSPTEREFRVFIRNNVLVGISQREVNTFYPILTEKKHDMEKVIDEFYMDKVSMGFESESYTLDVYVRKDMKVKLLDFNPWCEITLPLLFTWAELESEQLMREPEFRIVESQFGVRPGLKTAVPYGYLDTSEGSGWGIICVFHYT; translated from the coding sequence ATGGTGCCCGGATCTCCAACTGAGAGGGAGTTTCGAGTCTTCATACGCAACAACGTCTTAGTTGGAATCTCCCAACGGGAAGTCAACACGTTTTACCCGATTCTGACCGAGAAGAAGCATGATATGGAAAAGGTGATAGACGAGTTTTATATGGACAAGGTGAGCATGGGATTTGAGTCGGAAAGTTACACGCTTGATGTTTATGTTCGAAAGGATATGAAAGTCAAGCTTTTGGATTTCAATCCGTGGTGTGAGATTACGTTGCCATTGCTGTTCACATGGGCGGAACTGGAATCGGAGCAGTTGATGAGGGAACCAGAGTTTAGGATTGTGGAGAGCCAATTTGGGGTGAGACCGGGGTTGAAAACTGCGGTTCCATATGGTTATCTGGATACAAGTGAAGGGAGTGGTTGGGGCATTATTTGTGTCTTCCACTACACATGA